From one Bacteriovorax sp. BAL6_X genomic stretch:
- a CDS encoding YebC/PmpR family DNA-binding transcriptional regulator translates to MGRKWANIVKKKGALDKAKSQIYTKLLFEVTKAVKSGGDDPGSNFILKIALDKCKANNVPKDNIDRAIKKGLGGEDDGYEEINYEGYGPNGVAVFVEASTNNPTRTIANVRVHFKKAGGSVGTTGTLQYVFSRKALFEVPVANLDEDEFTLEMIDAGAEDIEVEDGYFSITGPMEVFGSISKKLEEMGITPEEATLEQIPQTFKEVDDETYLTIMKMVDGLESDEDVLKVYHNIQFDERFENL, encoded by the coding sequence ATGGGAAGAAAATGGGCCAATATCGTCAAGAAGAAAGGCGCTCTTGATAAGGCAAAAAGTCAGATTTATACAAAGTTATTATTTGAAGTAACAAAAGCAGTAAAATCAGGTGGCGACGACCCAGGCTCAAATTTTATCCTTAAAATTGCTCTTGATAAGTGTAAGGCAAATAACGTTCCTAAAGACAATATCGATCGCGCTATTAAGAAAGGTCTTGGTGGAGAGGATGATGGATACGAAGAAATCAACTATGAAGGCTATGGGCCAAATGGTGTTGCAGTATTCGTTGAGGCCTCGACAAATAACCCTACTCGCACTATTGCAAATGTAAGAGTTCATTTCAAAAAGGCCGGTGGATCAGTTGGAACAACTGGAACTCTTCAGTACGTATTTTCAAGAAAGGCCCTATTTGAAGTTCCTGTTGCAAATCTTGATGAAGACGAGTTCACATTAGAGATGATTGACGCTGGCGCAGAAGATATCGAAGTGGAAGATGGTTACTTTTCAATCACAGGGCCAATGGAAGTCTTCGGCTCAATCTCTAAGAAATTAGAAGAAATGGGAATTACACCGGAAGAAGCAACACTTGAACAAATTCCACAAACCTTTAAAGAAGTTGATGATGAGACATATTTAACTATAATGAAGATGGTAGATGGACTTGAAAGTGATGAAGACGTTCTAAAAGTTTATCACAATATTCAATTTGATGAGCGTTTCGAAAACTTATAA
- a CDS encoding TlpA disulfide reductase family protein — translation MKKKWNITTNFISILLVGFIIYKQAPAVLNNFKKEGSTLIPKEYVDLRTNKKLEFPSKNLQNRSLAIFWATWCGPCKVEMKRLHQSVQEGKLKAHQIYAINSFESESTIRRFIGQSPYEFRFISSAYAVKALDIKSTPTTVLLEGPHVNSMSSGLSFIGIWRAEQYLAKK, via the coding sequence ATGAAAAAGAAGTGGAATATCACCACAAATTTCATCTCCATCCTTCTTGTTGGATTTATTATTTACAAGCAGGCTCCTGCTGTACTCAATAACTTTAAGAAAGAAGGAAGTACTCTTATCCCAAAAGAGTATGTGGATCTTCGTACAAACAAGAAACTCGAGTTTCCAAGTAAGAATTTACAAAATAGAAGCCTTGCCATCTTTTGGGCGACTTGGTGTGGCCCATGTAAGGTTGAAATGAAACGCCTACACCAGTCAGTACAAGAGGGAAAACTTAAGGCCCATCAGATCTACGCCATAAACTCTTTTGAGAGCGAGTCAACAATCAGAAGGTTTATTGGCCAATCACCTTATGAGTTTCGCTTTATCTCTTCGGCCTACGCCGTCAAAGCACTAGATATTAAATCAACTCCCACAACAGTTCTCCTTGAAGGACCTCATGTAAACTCCATGAGTTCAGGTCTCAGTTTCATCGGAATTTGGCGCGCAGAGCAATACCTCGCTAAGAAGTAG
- a CDS encoding SlyX family protein, which produces MNNEELEKKLIALEEKFCHQDHLLGQLNEVVTKQEFIIDELVVHIRNLLANQGEASGEQMTLENLKDFKPPHY; this is translated from the coding sequence ATGAATAACGAAGAACTTGAAAAGAAATTAATCGCATTAGAAGAAAAATTTTGTCACCAAGATCATTTACTGGGCCAACTAAACGAAGTTGTCACTAAACAAGAATTCATCATTGATGAACTTGTCGTCCATATTAGAAACCTTCTTGCAAATCAAGGAGAGGCATCTGGTGAACAAATGACTCTTGAAAATCTTAAAGATTTCAAACCACCGCATTACTAG
- a CDS encoding YdiU family protein, whose translation MIKLEVAYKGLREFKDLTGRPQQTPGAHFSRVTPEKSPAPKELCWSEDLAKAMGISQNDKQSWLKLLSGNQEEYHTAPVATRYGGHQFGHWAGQLGDGRAMTLGLHNGLEVQLKGAGLTPYSRGADGKAVLRSSLREYICSEAMFNLGVPTTRALCLVETGEQVLRDMFYDGNAAYEKGAICTRVAPSFLRFGHYQIHAVNHELEELTELINFTIDNYFPGMSIEEMFKEVTRRTAFLMSEWMRVGFVHGVMNTDNLSMLGLTIDYGPYGWLDRFDPNWTPNTTDFRERRYRFINQVSIAYWNLGQLKDALQTVCLENLDEILDQFPEYFHGFYQESMAKKLGLKTCTREFIDELFDLKYELQADMTLFYRTLMSVMEGEEVSWQDVFYKDLSDSDLSRISIWVTKWKREQKLQRVDPMIAFGVMNETNPVFIPRNYIVQMVLDDLEKGDETSLRNLEKAIGNPYELNEFTRPFLVKAPDWSTSRPGCSTLSCSS comes from the coding sequence ATGATTAAATTAGAAGTAGCATATAAGGGCCTGCGAGAATTTAAAGATCTTACAGGTCGTCCACAACAAACTCCTGGCGCACACTTTAGTCGTGTCACTCCTGAAAAATCTCCCGCTCCTAAAGAGCTTTGCTGGTCAGAGGACCTTGCAAAGGCCATGGGAATTAGTCAGAATGACAAACAGAGTTGGCTAAAGCTTCTAAGTGGTAATCAAGAAGAGTACCATACTGCTCCAGTGGCAACTCGCTATGGAGGACATCAATTTGGTCATTGGGCCGGACAGTTAGGTGATGGCAGGGCCATGACTTTAGGTCTTCATAATGGACTTGAGGTTCAGCTAAAAGGCGCGGGCCTTACCCCTTATTCAAGAGGAGCAGATGGAAAGGCCGTTCTACGTTCGTCTTTAAGAGAGTATATTTGTTCAGAGGCCATGTTTAATCTTGGAGTACCTACGACAAGAGCGCTGTGTCTTGTTGAAACAGGTGAACAAGTATTACGTGATATGTTCTATGATGGAAATGCTGCTTATGAGAAAGGCGCTATCTGCACTCGCGTTGCTCCAAGTTTCTTGCGCTTTGGTCACTATCAAATCCATGCTGTCAATCATGAACTAGAAGAGCTAACAGAACTTATTAATTTTACGATTGATAATTATTTTCCAGGCATGAGTATCGAGGAGATGTTTAAAGAAGTTACTCGTCGAACTGCTTTTTTAATGAGCGAGTGGATGCGTGTGGGCTTTGTTCATGGCGTGATGAATACTGATAATCTTTCAATGCTTGGACTAACAATTGATTACGGCCCTTATGGTTGGCTTGATCGATTTGATCCAAATTGGACACCAAATACAACGGACTTTAGAGAAAGACGCTACCGTTTTATCAATCAAGTAAGTATTGCTTATTGGAATCTTGGGCAACTTAAAGATGCTCTTCAGACTGTATGTCTTGAAAACTTAGATGAAATTCTTGATCAATTTCCAGAATACTTTCACGGCTTTTATCAGGAGAGTATGGCCAAGAAGCTAGGGCTTAAGACTTGTACACGTGAGTTTATTGATGAACTTTTTGATTTGAAATATGAATTGCAGGCCGACATGACTCTTTTCTACCGTACCCTAATGAGTGTAATGGAAGGTGAGGAAGTTTCTTGGCAAGATGTTTTCTACAAAGACTTAAGTGACTCAGATCTTTCTCGGATCAGTATATGGGTCACTAAGTGGAAACGTGAGCAAAAGCTTCAAAGAGTCGACCCAATGATTGCTTTTGGAGTTATGAACGAAACAAACCCAGTCTTTATTCCACGTAATTATATTGTTCAGATGGTTTTAGATGATTTAGAAAAAGGGGATGAGACATCTCTAAGAAATCTTGAAAAGGCCATTGGTAATCCATATGAGTTAAATGAATTCACAAGACCTTTTCTTGTTAAGGCCCCTGATTGGTCAACATCAAGGCCTGGTTGCTCGACACTAAGTTGTTCGAGCTAG
- a CDS encoding DUF4430 domain-containing protein — MYKFALLALISTFSFAATFEFVGPCKRGALFKTEMQLKNGLTVGSATIDLLNNFGIAYKGSQRGINSIFDTPTGIDAMEVLSDSQMNAHGWCYSVNGKSPEVYPDEVPLGNGDHVMWWFGYAHYDSGEWLTQCEPTWKRAPSQFCN; from the coding sequence ATGTACAAATTTGCACTTTTAGCACTTATTTCAACTTTTAGCTTTGCCGCAACTTTTGAGTTTGTAGGCCCTTGTAAAAGAGGTGCACTCTTTAAAACAGAGATGCAGCTAAAAAATGGCCTAACTGTTGGAAGCGCGACGATCGACCTTCTAAATAATTTTGGTATTGCCTACAAAGGGTCTCAAAGAGGAATCAATTCTATCTTTGATACACCTACGGGAATTGATGCCATGGAGGTCTTAAGTGATTCTCAGATGAATGCCCATGGTTGGTGTTATTCAGTAAATGGCAAAAGCCCGGAAGTATATCCAGATGAAGTTCCGCTAGGAAATGGTGACCATGTTATGTGGTGGTTTGGCTATGCTCACTACGACAGCGGCGAGTGGCTTACTCAATGCGAGCCAACTTGGAAGCGCGCCCCTTCACAATTTTGTAACTAG
- a CDS encoding serine/threonine protein kinase: MSDYVWGSEETQYFFQLNPEAILDAIDAVGFKTTGRCLPLNSIENRVYEIEVDRPEAEINSPSDHFIVAKFYRPGRWTKEQIIDEHNFIKDLDDAEIPVIAPLEIDGTTLFEMPNHKIFYCLYEKRGGRNPEEMNIEQLEIMGRSLARIHSVGALKSANHRIKLTPETYGVANLKFLASTNYIPVDIREHFITICEQIISESKSLFENVTYQRVHGDFHKGNIILRGDDSFFVDFDDMVMGPVVQDVWPICPGDDQQSVIDRNIFLEAYDSIRSFPYEQLKLIPSLRALRLIHFSAWIAKRWDDPSFKYTFGYFESPNYWYGQMNDLRALWSKILEVKNPYQY, encoded by the coding sequence ATGAGTGATTATGTATGGGGTAGTGAAGAGACCCAATATTTCTTCCAATTAAATCCAGAGGCCATTTTAGATGCTATTGATGCAGTTGGTTTTAAGACGACAGGGCGCTGTCTTCCATTAAATAGTATCGAAAATCGCGTCTATGAGATCGAGGTGGATCGCCCTGAGGCCGAGATTAATTCACCAAGCGACCACTTCATTGTGGCCAAGTTCTATCGTCCAGGTCGCTGGACGAAGGAGCAGATCATCGATGAGCACAATTTCATAAAGGATCTCGATGATGCGGAGATTCCTGTAATCGCTCCACTCGAAATTGATGGAACAACCCTTTTTGAGATGCCAAATCACAAGATCTTCTATTGCCTCTATGAAAAGAGAGGGGGGAGAAATCCTGAAGAGATGAATATCGAGCAGCTGGAAATAATGGGGCGTTCTCTGGCCCGTATTCACAGCGTTGGTGCCTTAAAGAGCGCTAATCATAGAATTAAGCTCACACCTGAAACTTATGGTGTCGCCAATTTAAAATTTCTTGCCTCCACAAATTATATACCTGTCGATATTCGCGAGCACTTTATTACAATTTGCGAGCAGATAATCAGCGAGTCTAAGTCACTTTTTGAAAATGTAACTTATCAAAGAGTCCACGGTGACTTTCACAAAGGAAATATTATCTTAAGAGGTGATGACTCATTTTTTGTGGACTTTGATGATATGGTGATGGGGCCAGTGGTTCAAGATGTTTGGCCAATATGCCCAGGTGATGATCAGCAGTCTGTTATCGATCGCAATATCTTTCTCGAGGCATATGATAGCATTCGCTCATTTCCGTATGAGCAACTTAAACTGATTCCTTCACTACGTGCTCTAAGACTAATTCACTTTAGTGCATGGATTGCTAAGAGATGGGATGATCCTTCATTCAAGTATACTTTTGGTTATTTTGAATCACCAAATTACTGGTATGGGCAAATGAATGATTTAAGGGCCTTATGGTCTAAAATATTAGAAGTTAAGAATCCTTACCAGTACTAG
- the acs gene encoding acetate--CoA ligase translates to MDIRLKTFEEYEAAYEQAKNNPSEYWGAIAENFQFSKKWDEVTLGNLKDGDIRWFHGAKLNITENCLDRHLATRGDKKAMVFVANDPNEANQEFTYKELHAQVCKTANMLEGLGVKKGDRVCIYMSMVPELMFTVLACARIGAIHSVVFGGFSAQALAGRIEDAQCSVLVTNDGGLRGTKVTELKSIVDEALEDNACKSVKNVIVHKRAGNDVAMKEGRDIWWHELFDKASDKHVAPQHDAEDPLFILYTSGSTGTPKGVLHTQAGYMIWAAYTFANVFQVEEQDMYWCTADIGWITGHTYITYGPLLNGATTMMFEGVPTYPDAGRFWDIVEKNKVTHFYTAPTAVRALMAAGDDVPAKYDLSSLKVLGSVGEPINAEAWHWYNEFIGKKQCPIVDTWWQTETGGILISPLAGLTKTKPCKATLPLPGIVPVLVDDNGHEIGETMAEGKLCIKYPWPGMLRTVYKNHERFMNAYLRTYKGYYFSGDGAKRDVEGYFRITGRVDDVINVSGHRFGTAEIENAIGKNQAIAESAVVGYPHDVKGEGIYAYVVTDLTDEAEVTKLINATVVKEIGAVARPDKVQIVSGLPKTRSGKIMRRILRKIAAHDFNNFGDTSTLLDPSVVEEIKNGVK, encoded by the coding sequence ATGGATATTCGTCTTAAAACTTTCGAAGAATATGAAGCTGCCTATGAGCAGGCCAAGAATAACCCGTCAGAGTATTGGGGAGCTATTGCTGAGAATTTTCAATTCTCAAAAAAGTGGGATGAAGTAACACTAGGAAATTTAAAAGACGGTGATATTCGTTGGTTTCATGGTGCGAAATTAAATATTACTGAAAATTGTCTTGATCGCCACCTTGCAACTCGTGGTGATAAGAAAGCGATGGTCTTCGTCGCTAACGATCCAAATGAAGCTAACCAAGAATTCACATATAAGGAACTACATGCTCAAGTTTGTAAAACAGCAAATATGCTGGAAGGGCTTGGAGTAAAAAAGGGAGATCGCGTTTGTATCTATATGTCGATGGTTCCTGAACTTATGTTTACAGTTCTTGCCTGTGCAAGAATTGGTGCAATCCACTCTGTTGTTTTCGGTGGTTTCTCTGCTCAAGCTCTTGCTGGAAGAATCGAAGATGCTCAGTGTAGTGTGCTAGTAACTAATGATGGTGGCCTTCGTGGAACAAAAGTGACTGAGCTTAAGTCAATTGTTGATGAGGCTCTAGAAGATAATGCCTGTAAAAGCGTAAAGAACGTTATTGTTCACAAACGTGCAGGAAATGATGTCGCCATGAAAGAAGGACGTGATATTTGGTGGCATGAGCTTTTTGATAAGGCATCTGACAAACACGTGGCCCCACAACATGACGCCGAAGATCCTCTATTTATTCTTTACACGTCTGGATCGACAGGAACACCTAAGGGAGTTCTTCATACACAAGCTGGTTACATGATTTGGGCAGCGTATACTTTTGCCAATGTCTTTCAAGTAGAAGAGCAGGATATGTATTGGTGTACGGCCGATATTGGTTGGATCACTGGTCATACTTATATTACTTATGGGCCACTTCTAAATGGTGCCACGACAATGATGTTTGAAGGTGTTCCAACATATCCAGATGCTGGACGTTTTTGGGATATCGTTGAAAAGAATAAGGTGACACACTTTTATACAGCACCAACTGCAGTCCGTGCTCTTATGGCCGCAGGAGATGATGTTCCGGCCAAGTACGACCTTTCAAGCCTAAAGGTTCTTGGTTCAGTAGGTGAGCCAATCAATGCAGAAGCATGGCACTGGTATAATGAATTTATTGGAAAGAAGCAATGTCCAATTGTTGATACTTGGTGGCAGACAGAAACGGGTGGGATTTTAATCTCTCCACTTGCAGGACTTACAAAAACAAAACCTTGTAAGGCAACTCTTCCGCTTCCTGGGATTGTTCCTGTTCTAGTCGATGATAATGGCCATGAAATTGGTGAAACGATGGCCGAAGGAAAACTTTGTATTAAGTATCCATGGCCAGGAATGCTACGTACAGTTTATAAAAATCACGAGCGTTTCATGAATGCTTATCTTAGAACGTATAAGGGTTATTACTTCTCTGGTGATGGTGCAAAACGTGACGTTGAAGGCTACTTTAGAATCACTGGGCGTGTCGACGATGTTATCAATGTTTCTGGGCACCGTTTTGGAACAGCTGAAATTGAAAATGCCATTGGTAAGAATCAAGCCATTGCTGAAAGTGCGGTTGTTGGTTACCCTCACGACGTTAAGGGGGAGGGGATCTATGCTTACGTTGTGACTGACCTTACTGATGAAGCCGAAGTAACGAAGCTTATTAATGCAACAGTCGTAAAAGAAATCGGGGCAGTTGCTCGCCCTGATAAAGTTCAAATTGTTTCGGGACTTCCAAAGACACGTTCTGGAAAAATCATGCGTCGAATTCTTAGAAAGATTGCGGCCCATGACTTCAATAATTTTGGAGACACTTCAACACTTCTTGACCCATCAGTGGTTGAAGAAATTAAGAATGGTGTGAAGTAG
- a CDS encoding fatty acid desaturase: MKEILKNHHTLNKGRVWFDLLLNALIGWSAFFYTCFYFNIFTFIIAIFFIYRGTILVHEVSHIARKIKGYRTVFNILFGWPNAYPVYLGDAHLFHHGKQTYGTKRDPEYKYISEFSFLTLSRPLMASVALPIVQVIRFGVFPLAYPLLSREQKVWIYQNMSTLAFSMDYQRPIRNEEKEVGRMVRNDLMCVLYKAIVGGLIFFKLLPMSTIWIWFAIVVISSTLNMYRALFNHLYTNEKLGPMSWEEQLLDTITIESGFSSFFVFVNGLNYHAIHHLFPELPYTNLAVAHRQLMKKLPPDHIYKSNTYSSIFHVLVTSISIKRFNKEIIRP; encoded by the coding sequence ATGAAGGAGATTTTAAAAAATCACCACACCCTAAACAAGGGGAGAGTTTGGTTTGATCTACTTCTTAATGCTCTCATTGGGTGGAGTGCTTTCTTCTACACTTGTTTCTATTTTAATATCTTCACTTTCATTATTGCGATTTTCTTTATTTACCGTGGAACTATCTTAGTTCATGAGGTGAGTCATATTGCGAGAAAGATTAAGGGGTATCGTACCGTTTTCAATATTCTTTTCGGTTGGCCAAACGCTTATCCTGTCTATCTAGGAGACGCTCACCTTTTTCACCATGGAAAGCAGACCTATGGGACCAAAAGAGATCCAGAGTATAAGTATATTTCAGAGTTTAGCTTTCTAACTTTATCAAGACCTCTTATGGCATCAGTTGCACTGCCTATTGTGCAGGTCATTCGCTTTGGGGTGTTTCCCCTTGCTTACCCGCTTTTAAGTAGGGAACAAAAGGTCTGGATTTATCAAAATATGTCCACCTTAGCATTCTCCATGGATTATCAGAGACCGATTCGAAACGAAGAAAAAGAGGTTGGCCGTATGGTAAGAAATGATCTTATGTGTGTTCTCTATAAGGCCATTGTCGGGGGCCTAATTTTTTTCAAACTACTCCCTATGAGCACGATCTGGATTTGGTTTGCTATTGTGGTGATCTCTTCAACGCTAAATATGTACCGCGCTCTTTTTAATCATCTCTATACTAATGAGAAGCTAGGGCCCATGAGTTGGGAAGAGCAGCTCTTAGACACTATTACAATAGAGTCGGGATTTAGTTCATTTTTCGTCTTTGTTAATGGACTTAATTATCACGCTATTCACCATCTCTTTCCTGAGCTTCCCTATACGAATTTGGCCGTCGCTCACAGGCAATTGATGAAGAAGCTGCCACCGGATCATATTTATAAGAGCAATACTTACTCTAGTATTTTCCATGTTTTAGTGACGTCAATATCCATAAAGAGATTTAATAAAGAAATAATTAGGCCATAA
- a CDS encoding lumazine-binding domain protein, with the protein MKRFLVLLILISSFISCSKSTPEETVESVIRETFSANFEETFNYYDPGFGNQQQIADYRGFVKDVVAWEKNIKKTKKEVLSAIQGLLSFKVVDVKKEGSRATVRTIIIVPEFNNKFDMQIALLKLTRPPLVSNRPETNATIMKNINDGQYTLKPVEVVFSLMKKDKWRITGVTNIRGLWRFEN; encoded by the coding sequence ATGAAACGATTTCTAGTCCTATTAATTTTAATTTCTTCATTTATTAGTTGTTCTAAGTCAACTCCAGAGGAAACGGTTGAAAGTGTAATTCGTGAAACTTTCTCGGCCAATTTTGAAGAAACTTTCAATTACTATGACCCAGGCTTTGGGAATCAGCAGCAGATTGCTGATTATCGTGGCTTCGTCAAAGATGTCGTTGCTTGGGAAAAGAATATTAAAAAGACTAAAAAGGAAGTTCTCTCGGCCATTCAGGGCCTACTTTCATTTAAGGTTGTGGATGTTAAAAAAGAGGGAAGTCGCGCAACTGTTAGAACTATCATTATCGTGCCAGAATTTAACAATAAGTTTGATATGCAAATTGCCTTACTCAAGTTAACAAGGCCTCCTCTTGTTTCAAATCGTCCCGAAACAAATGCGACGATTATGAAGAATATTAATGATGGCCAATATACCCTAAAGCCTGTTGAGGTCGTATTTAGTTTAATGAAAAAAGATAAGTGGCGAATAACAGGTGTCACAAATATAAGAGGACTATGGCGCTTTGAAAATTAA
- a CDS encoding lipocalin family protein has translation MKKVLFFFAALPLFFNTALADRKSAKEAKLSTTETVGAMKHTRRFRNFLSAARIAGLDDIVTIDHPITIFAPNDEAFAKLPPETVEYLLANPLELRKLLLYHIGYGRFTKKDLRQKKEVKTFHGRVILVDQDSEEFILNSSTLRLGTIKKHDRNIIVHEINEVLMPSEELPANNFQTVEYVDLSRYLGTWYQQGAYAAFFNLRCQGTKAEYSLKHHRIRVKNSCQLVNGKEKVDKAYAKVVDEISNAKLKVSFVPLLGYFGVGGGDYQIIHLDEEYTEAIVADRDRNTLFILTREREIAESKYEELVQIAVDQGFRPEYINRTPVYEVVEPTDTTDTTVGDSNDDDVVITDPVEADVIF, from the coding sequence ATGAAAAAAGTATTATTCTTTTTTGCCGCGCTACCACTTTTCTTTAACACTGCCTTAGCAGATAGAAAAAGTGCAAAAGAGGCAAAACTATCAACAACAGAAACAGTAGGTGCAATGAAGCATACTAGACGCTTTAGAAATTTCTTAAGCGCTGCCCGAATTGCAGGCCTTGACGATATTGTAACAATCGATCACCCGATCACAATCTTTGCTCCTAACGATGAGGCATTTGCTAAACTACCTCCTGAGACGGTTGAGTATCTTCTAGCAAACCCACTCGAGCTTAGAAAGCTACTTCTATATCATATTGGATACGGACGCTTTACTAAGAAAGATCTTAGACAGAAGAAAGAAGTTAAGACATTTCACGGAAGAGTTATCCTAGTGGATCAAGATAGTGAAGAGTTTATTCTAAACTCAAGCACATTACGTCTTGGAACAATTAAGAAGCACGATAGAAATATCATTGTTCATGAAATCAATGAAGTCCTTATGCCATCAGAAGAGCTTCCTGCAAATAACTTCCAAACAGTTGAGTATGTTGACCTTTCTCGCTACCTAGGGACTTGGTACCAACAGGGTGCATACGCTGCATTCTTCAACTTAAGATGTCAGGGAACAAAGGCAGAGTATTCTCTCAAACACCATAGAATTAGAGTAAAGAATTCTTGTCAGTTAGTTAACGGTAAAGAAAAAGTTGATAAAGCGTACGCAAAAGTAGTTGATGAGATTTCAAATGCAAAACTTAAGGTTAGCTTTGTGCCACTTCTTGGATACTTTGGAGTTGGAGGCGGTGATTACCAAATCATCCACCTCGATGAAGAATACACTGAAGCAATCGTAGCGGATAGAGATAGAAATACACTCTTTATTCTGACTCGTGAAAGAGAAATTGCTGAATCAAAGTATGAAGAGCTAGTACAAATTGCAGTTGATCAAGGTTTTAGACCGGAGTACATCAATAGAACTCCTGTATATGAAGTAGTTGAACCAACAGATACAACTGATACTACAGTTGGAGATAGTAATGACGATGACGTTGTCATTACAGATCCAGTTGAAGCCGACGTGATATTTTAA
- a CDS encoding FKBP-type peptidyl-prolyl cis-trans isomerase, whose protein sequence is METHMEKVSYIIGRQIGSDFVAQGMEINAEIFANAVASAMKGEESTLSAEETQKTMTEFQEHMARQLAEAANKLAEEGRAYLETNKAAEGVTTTASGLQYKVLEAGTGATPTAESTVEVHYEGKLIDGTVFDSSFQRGQTIQFPVGGVIKGWTEALQLMKEGDSWELTIPSELAYGEHGAGAKIPPHSTLIFKVQLIKANV, encoded by the coding sequence ATGGAAACTCATATGGAAAAAGTAAGCTACATTATCGGTCGCCAAATTGGTTCTGATTTTGTTGCACAAGGAATGGAAATCAATGCTGAAATTTTCGCAAATGCAGTAGCATCTGCAATGAAAGGTGAAGAAAGCACTCTTTCAGCTGAAGAAACTCAAAAAACAATGACTGAGTTCCAAGAGCATATGGCAAGACAACTTGCTGAAGCAGCTAATAAACTAGCTGAAGAAGGTCGTGCCTACCTTGAAACAAATAAAGCAGCTGAAGGTGTTACAACAACGGCTTCAGGTCTTCAATATAAAGTACTAGAAGCAGGAACTGGTGCAACTCCAACTGCTGAGTCTACTGTAGAAGTTCACTATGAAGGAAAACTAATTGATGGAACTGTATTTGACTCTTCATTCCAAAGAGGACAAACAATTCAATTCCCAGTTGGTGGTGTGATCAAAGGTTGGACAGAAGCTCTTCAACTAATGAAAGAGGGTGACTCTTGGGAATTAACAATCCCTTCTGAGCTTGCTTATGGTGAGCACGGTGCAGGAGCTAAGATTCCTCCACACTCAACTCTTATCTTTAAAGTACAACTTATTAAAGCAAACGTATAA
- a CDS encoding DUF924 family protein: MYHEVLDFWFDELTDEQKWIKDSRIDHEIKKRFGRLHTKAAKGELFEWREEHLGRLAEIIILDQFSRNIYRGDARSFASDDMALVLAQEAILQKADEGFTTRKKHFLYMPFMHSESLTIQKEGLRLFEKLDNDMALQYMHQHMGIIERFGRYPHRNEVLGRESTPEEIDFLKMPNSSF, translated from the coding sequence ATGTACCACGAAGTACTTGATTTTTGGTTTGATGAGCTTACCGACGAGCAAAAGTGGATAAAGGATAGCCGCATTGATCACGAGATCAAAAAGCGCTTTGGTAGGCTTCATACGAAGGCTGCAAAGGGAGAGTTATTTGAGTGGAGGGAAGAACATCTTGGTCGCTTGGCCGAAATTATCATTCTCGATCAATTCTCCCGCAATATTTATCGTGGCGATGCACGCTCTTTTGCTAGTGATGATATGGCCTTAGTCTTGGCCCAAGAGGCAATCCTACAAAAAGCGGATGAAGGTTTTACGACAAGAAAGAAACACTTTCTTTATATGCCATTTATGCACAGTGAATCTCTAACAATTCAAAAAGAAGGGCTAAGGCTTTTTGAAAAATTAGATAATGATATGGCCCTTCAGTATATGCATCAGCATATGGGTATAATCGAACGCTTTGGCCGCTACCCACATCGCAATGAAGTACTCGGCCGAGAATCTACTCCTGAAGAGATTGATTTTTTGAAAATGCCAAATTCTAGTTTCTGA
- a CDS encoding translation initiation factor SUI1, which produces MKDAKLVWSDEAGDLRKKNSKNISNEEVNESELVLEIRRLTSGKGRAIVEISGLPANKKWCQKLAKDLKKTLGVGGAFKNDYIEVHGEKLDQVKILLNKKKLQWKQTGG; this is translated from the coding sequence ATGAAAGATGCAAAACTAGTGTGGTCTGATGAGGCCGGTGATTTAAGAAAGAAAAATAGTAAAAATATCTCTAATGAAGAAGTTAATGAATCTGAACTTGTTTTAGAAATTAGAAGGCTAACTTCAGGAAAGGGAAGAGCAATCGTTGAAATTAGTGGTCTTCCTGCAAATAAAAAGTGGTGTCAGAAACTTGCCAAAGACTTAAAAAAAACTCTTGGTGTAGGAGGCGCATTTAAAAATGACTATATCGAAGTTCACGGCGAAAAACTTGATCAAGTTAAGATATTGTTAAATAAAAAAAAATTACAGTGGAAGCAGACAGGAGGCTAG